The Ipomoea triloba cultivar NCNSP0323 chromosome 14, ASM357664v1 region TGTTGGATTGACAGTGTGGGAGAAGTTGACAAAAGTGTTCTTTATGATTTCAGCTGCTGAATTGTTGGTTCCAATTCCAACCATGACTTCTCCAAACTCTGCAATTCTAGAACTCATTTTCTTCAGGGAGTCAGTAACTCGTTGCACAGTTTCAGACTCAATTGGTTTATGAGTCACTTCCTCCTCAAGCATTGGCTTTCTGTCAATCACTTTTCCTCTACCATACTTCCCTGTCTTCCTATGCATTTTAAGCGTTGCTTTAAGGTCTTTTGTTGTCCATTCTCTAATGGTTGGANGGTTTTGTGTGAGAACAAGCCCTCTGATCTGAACTCGATCAAGGTAAGAAAgcttcaaagaataaaaaaaaaacaaagattagaaCAAACATTTAGTGGTTATGATCTATGACTTATGGTTTAGTATTTAGGACCATGCACAGAGATATATaagtgaatacacataatgaataactacaatacacaaaatattactcagtaatacacagaatgtgaaaatgaatacacagaaacctTCAACAGAGTacacatagaatacacagactcaagtaaggcattttattcaataatttatagaattataagaATAAGTTAGTATTGCATACCATTAGGAAAGTTGCAGGGCCATTGTATGAGGAATCATTGTTTGATTTCCAGGCCTCTGTAGTGTCTAGCAGGCTCTTTATGGTGTAAGCACACCAATTCAGTTCTTTGATTTTACTCACATCTTGTAGTGAGTATAGAATCCTGTAATTGCAGAAGGTGTTCTTGTAGCCCCTTATCAGTGTTGTAACCACGAAGATGACAAAGTCACGCTTGAACATGTCACCACTGTCTTGTCTCTCGACAATCTTGTTTAGCATTTCAGTGGTTGTTGGGGTTCCCTTCTCTACCCCCCATCTCAGTCTCCAATCCCTGACCAAAGCATTGAATCCTTCAGTCTCATTACTGGAAGTGCCCTCTACGACAAGGAGTTTGCCACGCGGGAGTCCAAGTGTAGACTGTACATCATCCTCCGACAAACACAGCTCATCATCACCATCTCCAATTTCAATGGAGCATCGTTCCAGCTCATCATCACCATCTCCAATTTCAATGGAGCATCGTTCTATGTCATCATCACCATCTCCAATTTCAATGGAGCATCGTTCTATGTCCATCTCACCATCTCCAATTTCAATGGAGCATCGTTCTATGTCCATCTTACCATCTCCAATTTCAATGGAGCATCGTTCTATGTCCATCTTCTTTAATCCAATTTCAATGGAGCATCGTTCTATGTCCATCTTCTTTAAAATGTGCTTGATTACCACACCATCACAATGAGTCAGCTTGATGTCCAGTAGTGGTCCAAATCCTATATCCTTTACGGCTTGATGCTGATCCTCGGTTAAACTACTGACAAGGGTGAACAACTGCTTGGGAGTTGTTCGAACAGTAAAGTATTTCTTTGGTTTTGGTTTGTCTTCTACTACTTCCTTTCCCTTCTTTGTTCCTTTTGTTGCAGGattctttctctgttttttttgcCTGTCTTCTGTCGGTGGCTTTGACGTAGTTGcactatctctctttctctttcttctttctaaGGCAGTTGCCAGGACTTGATCGCTTTTATCAGAACTTGACATTGCTGTCACATAATAGAAAAGACAAAATTAACatgctagaatacacagaatgacatgctacaatacacaaagtctttaacactaatacacagaatctaagccctattatcaataacctcaacacaacaatgtggataaaatgctagaataaacagagccagtaagaagaatacacaaacacattaacacgaatacacagactcattaacaacaatacacagaatatacttctcattattatcaatcaccaagaatgttggaaaattggaatcaacaatgtgggatggtaacattcttgtatacacagaatgatatgctaaaatacacaaagtctttaacactaatacacagaatataagccctAGTTTCAATAACCCAAattcaacaatgtggataaaatgctagaacacacagagtcagtaagaagaatacacaaacacattaacacgaatacacagactcattaacaacaatacacagaatatacttctcattattatcaatcaccaagaatgttggaaacttagaatcaacaatgtgggatggtaacattcttgtatacacagaatgatatgctaaaatacacaaagtctttaacactaatacacagaatatacttctcattattatcaatcaccaagaatgttggaaacttcgaatcaacaatgtgggatggtaacattcttgtatacacagaatgatatgctaaaatacacaaaatctttaacactaatacacagaatctaagccctagtatcaataaccCAAActcaacaatgtggataaaatgctagaacacacagagtcagtaagaagaatacacaaacacattaacgcgaatacacaaactcaataacattaatacacagaatatacttctcattattatcaatcaccaagaatgttggaaaattggaatcaacaatgtgggatggtaacattcttgtatacacagaatgatatgctaaaatacacaaagttgttaacaataatacacagaatataaaccCTAGTTTCAATAACCCAAattcaacaatgtggataaaatgctagaacaCACAAAGTCtgtaagaagaatacacaaacacattaacgcgaatacacaaactcaataacaataatacacagaatatacttctcattattatcaatcaccaagaatgttggaaaattggaatcaacaatgtgggatggtaacattcttgtatacacagaatgatatgctaaaatacacaaagtctttaacactaatacacagaatataagccctAGTTTCAATAACCCAAattcaacaatgtggataaaatgctagaacacacagagtcagtaagaagaatacacaaacacattaacgcgaatacacaaactcaataacaataatacacagaatatacttctcattattatcaatcaccaagaatgttggaaacttggaatcaacaatgtcgGAATGGTAACATCCTAAAATGCAGACAATGACATGatataatacacaaaatctttaataataatacacagaatctaagccctagtatcaataacctAACACAGATGTTTGATGAGGTTTAATACTGAAAATCAACAATGTGGAtgataaaatgatataatattgAGAATCAGTAAATGTTCATGCTAGAATGCGAATGCAAATgcatatgtgatatatatacaaacattatgttttttttttttgcacaatgtCGTTGATCAACAATGCTTGTTAAATATTTACCTTTTAGTTCCGTGTGTTCTTGATAGTCGATGAAGATGTGTATTTGTTGTTGATCAATGCGTATTTGTCCTGATGTTCTTGATATTTGTTGTTGATCAATGCGTATTTGTCCTGATGTTCTTGAGTTCTGTTGTTGATCAATGCGTATTTGTCCTGATGTTCTTGAGTTCTGGTGTGAATCAATGCGTATTTGTCCTGATGTTCTTGAGTTCTGGTGtgaattgtttgtgttttgcTTTGCTTGAGAGTGTTGCTTGCTTGGTCGAAGTGTAGTGGGAGTGCAGTGAGTGGAGCGAGAGAGTCGGAAGCTTGTTAAGGAAGACTCTCCATCGCTTATATactttaattgaaaaaaaaaataacggtgATTGGATGGACTAAACGGTGTCCGTCC contains the following coding sequences:
- the LOC116003971 gene encoding uncharacterized protein LOC116003971, encoding MDIERCSIEIGDGKMDIERCSIEIGDGEMDIERCSIEIGDGDDDIERCSIEIGDGDDELERCSIEIGDGDDELCLSEDDVQSTLGLPRGKLLVVEGTSSNETEGFNALVRDWRLRWGVEKGTPTTTEMLNKIVERQDSGDMFKRDFVIFVVTTLIRGYKNTFCNYRILYSLQDVSKIKELNWCAYTIKSLLDTTEAWKSNNDSSYNGPATFLMLSYLDRVQIRGLVLTQNXPTIREWTTKDLKATLKMHRKTGKYGRGKVIDRKPMLEEEVTHKPIESETVQRVTDSLKKMSSRIAEFGEVMVGIGTNNSAAEIIKNTFVNFSHTVNPTPSPNPSPPVPPESLLKDDDVFNEPSFLEAVAELEAAFYATMRNISPEIHAPSFQLLTPTPSHHILKINKQQQHHQQKQQHHHMQQQQQQNH